In the genome of Salinigranum halophilum, the window CGCATGCCGTGCAGCGGGATGGTCAGCAGGTGGACGGCGATGAACACCGCGCCGGGCAGATACAGAACCGCGAAGCTGTCGCCCAGCCCCGTCCCGAGGATGTCGTTCCACGCGAGCGTGAAGACGTCGTTCGTCACGAATGCGTTGACCGGGTCGACGACGCGGGTCGCGACCAGCAGCACGGCGACGAGTGCGTACGGCATCCACGCCTTCCAGAGCGGCATCTGGACGTGCCCGCCGTCCGCCGCCACGGTCCCCTCGCGGGAGCCGCCGGTGCCGACACCGTCGTCGCCGGGCTGGATGTCACCGATCCAGTGGTCGGGCCACTGCTCCTGGGGGCCGAAGTCCCACTCCTCGTCGGGGTGGAAGAAGCCGGCCTTCAGCGCGCCCACGGTGATGAACAGCCCCACCATCGCCCCGATGAGACCGGGGAACTCCGGGCCGAGGAAGTAGGCCGTGAGCCAGTACGGGACCGAGAACGAGGCCCACGCGAACAGGGTGAGCGGGAGGACCTCGAGCGCGGGCTTGATAGAGCGCTCCTCGCCGAAGAAACGCGTCATCATCGCCACGCCGATGAAGGGAAGCGCGACGCCGACGATGACGTGGTAGGTCGCTGCCCACATGGCGATGTCACCGACCCACGCGGCGATGCTCGCGTACGGACCGTTCGCGACGACCGCGGTCTGGATGTTCTCGACGGAGCCGAAGATGTCGATCATCCCGATGATGAGCGGCGTCCCGACGGCACCGAACGTAATCGCCATCAGGTTACCCGTGAGCGCGACGACGACCGCCGCCATCGGCGGGAAGCCGAGCCCCACCAGAAGCGGACCGACGATGGCCGCCGGCGTCCCGAACCCGGCCGCGGCTTCGATGAACGAACCCATCAGGAACACGAGCAGGACGACCTGCACGCGCCGGTCCTCGCTCACCGAGGCGAATCCCTGGTTGATAGCGTCGAAGGCCCCCGTGCGTTTGAGCGTATAGAGGAGGAGGATGGCACCGAAGACGATGTAGAGGATGTTCGCGGCGGTGATGAAGCCCACGATGGAGGAGGCGGCGATCCACCGCGCGGACATCCCCCAGCCGACGACTCCCGCGCCGACAGCGACGAGCCACGCGACGGGCATCGCCCGCGTCGCGGGCCAGTACCGCCCGACCATCAAGAACGCGATGGTCGCGAGCGGTGCGAGCGCGACGAGTGCGTCGACGGCACTAACCATCGCACCACCTCCGACCGTCCGGTGTACCCTGCTGTGCTGTGCGTCTCGTGCCAGCCCCGTTCGTGATGCCAGGTGGCATGGTCGTCAGCCCCGGAAGCCATCGTCATATACCTACCGGTTCTTTCATTATATCGATTTTCGAGTAACTTTTTCGACGCCGATGGCGCGACCGAATTCTCTCGAGTGTAGTGGAAAAAACAGCTGTCAGAGGCCGATTCAATCGACTATCTGTCTTCGGTGGTCGTCACCAGCGGCGTGGTGACCCGGCGAGACGTACCATGGTACAGACCAGTGTATTCGTGTGAATTGGCCCGTA includes:
- a CDS encoding L-lactate permease, whose protein sequence is MVSAVDALVALAPLATIAFLMVGRYWPATRAMPVAWLVAVGAGVVGWGMSARWIAASSIVGFITAANILYIVFGAILLLYTLKRTGAFDAINQGFASVSEDRRVQVVLLVFLMGSFIEAAAGFGTPAAIVGPLLVGLGFPPMAAVVVALTGNLMAITFGAVGTPLIIGMIDIFGSVENIQTAVVANGPYASIAAWVGDIAMWAATYHVIVGVALPFIGVAMMTRFFGEERSIKPALEVLPLTLFAWASFSVPYWLTAYFLGPEFPGLIGAMVGLFITVGALKAGFFHPDEEWDFGPQEQWPDHWIGDIQPGDDGVGTGGSREGTVAADGGHVQMPLWKAWMPYALVAVLLVATRVVDPVNAFVTNDVFTLAWNDILGTGLGDSFAVLYLPGAVFIAVHLLTIPLHGMRTDEITASWAETVEKVMPAVVALLFAVATVQIMLQSGTATNTDSMLIVLSDGMASLVGSAYPFFAAYVGAFGAFLAGSNTVSDILFGTFQYGVADQIGTPRTLMLGAQAVGGAIGNLIAIHNVVAALAVVGLVGEEGRVIRLELIPLVYYGTATGLLTLLFSYVFFPGVF